Proteins encoded in a region of the Salvelinus sp. IW2-2015 linkage group LG27, ASM291031v2, whole genome shotgun sequence genome:
- the tubb6 gene encoding tubulin, beta 6 class V isoform X5 — protein sequence MGTLLISKIREEYPDRIMNTFSVMPSPKVSDTVVEPYNATLSVHQLVENTDETYCIDNEALYDICFRTLKLTTPTYGDLNHLVSATMSGVTTSLRFPGQLNADLRKLAVNMVPFPRLHFFMPGFAPLTARGSQQYRVLTVPELTQQMFDARNMMAACDPRHGRYLTVATVFRGPMSMKEVDEQMLAIQNKNSSYFVEWIPNNVKVAVCDIAPRGLKMASTFIGNSTAIQELFKRFSEQFSAMFRRKAFLHWFTGEGMDEMEFTEAESNMNDLVSEYQQYQEATANDGEETFDDEEEELNEEWNLEAQ from the exons ATGGGCACCCTGCTCATCAGCAAGATCCGTGAGGAGTACCCTGACCGCATCATGAACACGTTCAGCGTCATGCCCTCACCCAAGGTGTCCGATACGGTGGTCGAACCGTACAACGCCACGCTCTCTGTGCACCAGCTGGTGGAGAACACGGATGAGACATACTGCATTGACAACGAGGCGCTCTACGACATCTGCTTCCGTACCCTGAAACTGACCACGCCCACTTACGGAGACCTCAACCACCTGGTGTCGGCCACCATGAGCGGTGTGACCACCTCACTGCGCTTCCCTGGCCAGCTCAACGCCGACCTTCGCAAACTGGCCGTCAACATGGTGCCCTTTCCCCGCCTACATTTCTTCATGCCTGGCTTTGCACCACTAACCGCCCGGGGAAGCCAGCAGTATCGCGTCCTGACAGTGCCCGAACTCACCCAGCAAATGTTTGACGCCCGCAACATGATGGCGGCGTGCGACCCGCGCCATGGCCGCTACCTCACCGTGGCCACTGTTTTCCGAGGGCCCATGTCCATGAAGGAGGTGGACGAGCAGATGCTGGCCATCCAGAACAAGAACAGCAGCTACTTCGTGGAGTGGATCCCCAACAACGTCAAGGTGGCCGTATGTGACATTGCGCCCCGCGGCCTTAAGATGGCCTCCACATTCATCGGCAACAGCACGGCCATCCAGGAGCTGTTCAAGCGCTTCTCGGAGCAGTTCTCGGCCATGTTCCGCCGCAAGGCCTTCTTGCACTGGTTCACCGGCGAGGGCATGGACGAGATGGAGTTCACAGAGGCCGAGAGCAACATGAACGACCTGGTGTCTGAGTACCAGCAGTACCAGGAGGCCACGGCTAATGACGGGGAAGAGACATTTGACGACGAGGAAGAAGAACTCAATGA GGAATGGAACCTTGAAGCCCAATAG
- the tubb6 gene encoding tubulin, beta 6 class V isoform X4, with amino-acid sequence MDSVRSGSFGQLFRPDNFIFGQTGAGNNWAKGHYTEGAELVDSVLDVVRKECEHCDCLQGFQLTHSLGGGTGSGMGTLLISKIREEYPDRIMNTFSVMPSPKVSDTVVEPYNATLSVHQLVENTDETYCIDNEALYDICFRTLKLTTPTYGDLNHLVSATMSGVTTSLRFPGQLNADLRKLAVNMVPFPRLHFFMPGFAPLTARGSQQYRVLTVPELTQQMFDARNMMAACDPRHGRYLTVATVFRGPMSMKEVDEQMLAIQNKNSSYFVEWIPNNVKVAVCDIAPRGLKMASTFIGNSTAIQELFKRFSEQFSAMFRRKAFLHWFTGEGMDEMEFTEAESNMNDLVSEYQQYQEATANDGEETFDDEEEELNEEWNLEAQ; translated from the exons ATGGACAGTGTCCGGTCGGGATCCTTTGGACAGCTATTCAGACCTGACAACTTTATCTTCG GGCAGACGGGTGCGGGGAACAACTGGGCCAAGGGCCACTACACTGAGGGAGCAGAACTGGTAGACTCTGTGCTGGATGTGGTGAGGAAGGAGTGTGAGCACTGTGACTGTCTCCAGGGCTTTCAGCTCACCCACTCCCTGGGTGGGGGCACGGGCTCAGGAATGGGCACCCTGCTCATCAGCAAGATCCGTGAGGAGTACCCTGACCGCATCATGAACACGTTCAGCGTCATGCCCTCACCCAAGGTGTCCGATACGGTGGTCGAACCGTACAACGCCACGCTCTCTGTGCACCAGCTGGTGGAGAACACGGATGAGACATACTGCATTGACAACGAGGCGCTCTACGACATCTGCTTCCGTACCCTGAAACTGACCACGCCCACTTACGGAGACCTCAACCACCTGGTGTCGGCCACCATGAGCGGTGTGACCACCTCACTGCGCTTCCCTGGCCAGCTCAACGCCGACCTTCGCAAACTGGCCGTCAACATGGTGCCCTTTCCCCGCCTACATTTCTTCATGCCTGGCTTTGCACCACTAACCGCCCGGGGAAGCCAGCAGTATCGCGTCCTGACAGTGCCCGAACTCACCCAGCAAATGTTTGACGCCCGCAACATGATGGCGGCGTGCGACCCGCGCCATGGCCGCTACCTCACCGTGGCCACTGTTTTCCGAGGGCCCATGTCCATGAAGGAGGTGGACGAGCAGATGCTGGCCATCCAGAACAAGAACAGCAGCTACTTCGTGGAGTGGATCCCCAACAACGTCAAGGTGGCCGTATGTGACATTGCGCCCCGCGGCCTTAAGATGGCCTCCACATTCATCGGCAACAGCACGGCCATCCAGGAGCTGTTCAAGCGCTTCTCGGAGCAGTTCTCGGCCATGTTCCGCCGCAAGGCCTTCTTGCACTGGTTCACCGGCGAGGGCATGGACGAGATGGAGTTCACAGAGGCCGAGAGCAACATGAACGACCTGGTGTCTGAGTACCAGCAGTACCAGGAGGCCACGGCTAATGACGGGGAAGAGACATTTGACGACGAGGAAGAAGAACTCAATGA GGAATGGAACCTTGAAGCCCAATAG
- the tubb6 gene encoding tubulin, beta 6 class V isoform X2, whose translation MNTASLRQETMWVTHRFNSTGLMCTTTKRPHTSMFPEQSLWTWNLGPWTVSGRDPLDSYSDLTTLSSIPQYQDHRIRILSVSNKPTPCHLLDRLWCYFYTVIGKQRGVNYTNKGQTGAGNNWAKGHYTEGAELVDSVLDVVRKECEHCDCLQGFQLTHSLGGGTGSGMGTLLISKIREEYPDRIMNTFSVMPSPKVSDTVVEPYNATLSVHQLVENTDETYCIDNEALYDICFRTLKLTTPTYGDLNHLVSATMSGVTTSLRFPGQLNADLRKLAVNMVPFPRLHFFMPGFAPLTARGSQQYRVLTVPELTQQMFDARNMMAACDPRHGRYLTVATVFRGPMSMKEVDEQMLAIQNKNSSYFVEWIPNNVKVAVCDIAPRGLKMASTFIGNSTAIQELFKRFSEQFSAMFRRKAFLHWFTGEGMDEMEFTEAESNMNDLVSEYQQYQEATANDGEETFDDEEEELNEEWNLEAQ comes from the exons ATGAACACGGCATCGCTCCGGCAGGAAACTATGTGGGTGACTCATCGCTTCAACTCGACAGGATTAATGTGTACTACAACGAAGCGTCCC CACACAAGTATGTTCCCAGAGCAATCCTTGTGGACCTGGAACCTGGGACCATGGACAGTGTCCGGTCGGGATCCTTTGGACAGCTATTCAGACCTGACAACTTTATCTTCG ATACCACAATATCAAGATCACAGAATACGGATTCTCAGTGTTTCGAACAAACCTACACCTTGCCATCTACTGGACAGGTTATGGTGCTACTTCTACACTGTCATAGGGAAACAGAGAGGAGTAAACTACACAAATAAAG GGCAGACGGGTGCGGGGAACAACTGGGCCAAGGGCCACTACACTGAGGGAGCAGAACTGGTAGACTCTGTGCTGGATGTGGTGAGGAAGGAGTGTGAGCACTGTGACTGTCTCCAGGGCTTTCAGCTCACCCACTCCCTGGGTGGGGGCACGGGCTCAGGAATGGGCACCCTGCTCATCAGCAAGATCCGTGAGGAGTACCCTGACCGCATCATGAACACGTTCAGCGTCATGCCCTCACCCAAGGTGTCCGATACGGTGGTCGAACCGTACAACGCCACGCTCTCTGTGCACCAGCTGGTGGAGAACACGGATGAGACATACTGCATTGACAACGAGGCGCTCTACGACATCTGCTTCCGTACCCTGAAACTGACCACGCCCACTTACGGAGACCTCAACCACCTGGTGTCGGCCACCATGAGCGGTGTGACCACCTCACTGCGCTTCCCTGGCCAGCTCAACGCCGACCTTCGCAAACTGGCCGTCAACATGGTGCCCTTTCCCCGCCTACATTTCTTCATGCCTGGCTTTGCACCACTAACCGCCCGGGGAAGCCAGCAGTATCGCGTCCTGACAGTGCCCGAACTCACCCAGCAAATGTTTGACGCCCGCAACATGATGGCGGCGTGCGACCCGCGCCATGGCCGCTACCTCACCGTGGCCACTGTTTTCCGAGGGCCCATGTCCATGAAGGAGGTGGACGAGCAGATGCTGGCCATCCAGAACAAGAACAGCAGCTACTTCGTGGAGTGGATCCCCAACAACGTCAAGGTGGCCGTATGTGACATTGCGCCCCGCGGCCTTAAGATGGCCTCCACATTCATCGGCAACAGCACGGCCATCCAGGAGCTGTTCAAGCGCTTCTCGGAGCAGTTCTCGGCCATGTTCCGCCGCAAGGCCTTCTTGCACTGGTTCACCGGCGAGGGCATGGACGAGATGGAGTTCACAGAGGCCGAGAGCAACATGAACGACCTGGTGTCTGAGTACCAGCAGTACCAGGAGGCCACGGCTAATGACGGGGAAGAGACATTTGACGACGAGGAAGAAGAACTCAATGA GGAATGGAACCTTGAAGCCCAATAG
- the tubb6 gene encoding tubulin, beta 6 class V isoform X3 produces MREIVHIQAGQCGNQIGTKFWEVISDEHGIAPAGNYVGDSSLQLDRINVYYNEASPHKYVPRAILVDLEPGTMDSVRSGSFGQLFRPDNFIFGQTGAGNNWAKGHYTEGAELVDSVLDVVRKECEHCDCLQGFQLTHSLGGGTGSGMGTLLISKIREEYPDRIMNTFSVMPSPKVSDTVVEPYNATLSVHQLVENTDETYCIDNEALYDICFRTLKLTTPTYGDLNHLVSATMSGVTTSLRFPGQLNADLRKLAVNMVPFPRLHFFMPGFAPLTARGSQQYRVLTVPELTQQMFDARNMMAACDPRHGRYLTVATVFRGPMSMKEVDEQMLAIQNKNSSYFVEWIPNNVKVAVCDIAPRGLKMASTFIGNSTAIQELFKRFSEQFSAMFRRKAFLHWFTGEGMDEMEFTEAESNMNDLVSEYQQYQEATANDGEETFDDEEEELNEEWNLEAQ; encoded by the exons ATGAGAGAAATAGTTCACATACAAGCCGGACAATGTGGGAATCAGATTGGCACCAAG TTTTGGGAAGTTATCAGCGATGAACACGGCATCGCTCCGGCAGGAAACTATGTGGGTGACTCATCGCTTCAACTCGACAGGATTAATGTGTACTACAACGAAGCGTCCC CACACAAGTATGTTCCCAGAGCAATCCTTGTGGACCTGGAACCTGGGACCATGGACAGTGTCCGGTCGGGATCCTTTGGACAGCTATTCAGACCTGACAACTTTATCTTCG GGCAGACGGGTGCGGGGAACAACTGGGCCAAGGGCCACTACACTGAGGGAGCAGAACTGGTAGACTCTGTGCTGGATGTGGTGAGGAAGGAGTGTGAGCACTGTGACTGTCTCCAGGGCTTTCAGCTCACCCACTCCCTGGGTGGGGGCACGGGCTCAGGAATGGGCACCCTGCTCATCAGCAAGATCCGTGAGGAGTACCCTGACCGCATCATGAACACGTTCAGCGTCATGCCCTCACCCAAGGTGTCCGATACGGTGGTCGAACCGTACAACGCCACGCTCTCTGTGCACCAGCTGGTGGAGAACACGGATGAGACATACTGCATTGACAACGAGGCGCTCTACGACATCTGCTTCCGTACCCTGAAACTGACCACGCCCACTTACGGAGACCTCAACCACCTGGTGTCGGCCACCATGAGCGGTGTGACCACCTCACTGCGCTTCCCTGGCCAGCTCAACGCCGACCTTCGCAAACTGGCCGTCAACATGGTGCCCTTTCCCCGCCTACATTTCTTCATGCCTGGCTTTGCACCACTAACCGCCCGGGGAAGCCAGCAGTATCGCGTCCTGACAGTGCCCGAACTCACCCAGCAAATGTTTGACGCCCGCAACATGATGGCGGCGTGCGACCCGCGCCATGGCCGCTACCTCACCGTGGCCACTGTTTTCCGAGGGCCCATGTCCATGAAGGAGGTGGACGAGCAGATGCTGGCCATCCAGAACAAGAACAGCAGCTACTTCGTGGAGTGGATCCCCAACAACGTCAAGGTGGCCGTATGTGACATTGCGCCCCGCGGCCTTAAGATGGCCTCCACATTCATCGGCAACAGCACGGCCATCCAGGAGCTGTTCAAGCGCTTCTCGGAGCAGTTCTCGGCCATGTTCCGCCGCAAGGCCTTCTTGCACTGGTTCACCGGCGAGGGCATGGACGAGATGGAGTTCACAGAGGCCGAGAGCAACATGAACGACCTGGTGTCTGAGTACCAGCAGTACCAGGAGGCCACGGCTAATGACGGGGAAGAGACATTTGACGACGAGGAAGAAGAACTCAATGA GGAATGGAACCTTGAAGCCCAATAG
- the tubb6 gene encoding tubulin, beta 6 class V isoform X1: MREIVHIQAGQCGNQIGTKFWEVISDEHGIAPAGNYVGDSSLQLDRINVYYNEASRVWLSFSQHTSMFPEQSLWTWNLGPWTVSGRDPLDSYSDLTTLSSIPQYQDHRIRILSVSNKPTPCHLLDRLWCYFYTVIGKQRGVNYTNKGQTGAGNNWAKGHYTEGAELVDSVLDVVRKECEHCDCLQGFQLTHSLGGGTGSGMGTLLISKIREEYPDRIMNTFSVMPSPKVSDTVVEPYNATLSVHQLVENTDETYCIDNEALYDICFRTLKLTTPTYGDLNHLVSATMSGVTTSLRFPGQLNADLRKLAVNMVPFPRLHFFMPGFAPLTARGSQQYRVLTVPELTQQMFDARNMMAACDPRHGRYLTVATVFRGPMSMKEVDEQMLAIQNKNSSYFVEWIPNNVKVAVCDIAPRGLKMASTFIGNSTAIQELFKRFSEQFSAMFRRKAFLHWFTGEGMDEMEFTEAESNMNDLVSEYQQYQEATANDGEETFDDEEEELNEEWNLEAQ; the protein is encoded by the exons ATGAGAGAAATAGTTCACATACAAGCCGGACAATGTGGGAATCAGATTGGCACCAAG TTTTGGGAAGTTATCAGCGATGAACACGGCATCGCTCCGGCAGGAAACTATGTGGGTGACTCATCGCTTCAACTCGACAGGATTAATGTGTACTACAACGAAGCGTCCC GTGTTTGGTTGTCTTTTTCCCAGCACACAAGTATGTTCCCAGAGCAATCCTTGTGGACCTGGAACCTGGGACCATGGACAGTGTCCGGTCGGGATCCTTTGGACAGCTATTCAGACCTGACAACTTTATCTTCG ATACCACAATATCAAGATCACAGAATACGGATTCTCAGTGTTTCGAACAAACCTACACCTTGCCATCTACTGGACAGGTTATGGTGCTACTTCTACACTGTCATAGGGAAACAGAGAGGAGTAAACTACACAAATAAAG GGCAGACGGGTGCGGGGAACAACTGGGCCAAGGGCCACTACACTGAGGGAGCAGAACTGGTAGACTCTGTGCTGGATGTGGTGAGGAAGGAGTGTGAGCACTGTGACTGTCTCCAGGGCTTTCAGCTCACCCACTCCCTGGGTGGGGGCACGGGCTCAGGAATGGGCACCCTGCTCATCAGCAAGATCCGTGAGGAGTACCCTGACCGCATCATGAACACGTTCAGCGTCATGCCCTCACCCAAGGTGTCCGATACGGTGGTCGAACCGTACAACGCCACGCTCTCTGTGCACCAGCTGGTGGAGAACACGGATGAGACATACTGCATTGACAACGAGGCGCTCTACGACATCTGCTTCCGTACCCTGAAACTGACCACGCCCACTTACGGAGACCTCAACCACCTGGTGTCGGCCACCATGAGCGGTGTGACCACCTCACTGCGCTTCCCTGGCCAGCTCAACGCCGACCTTCGCAAACTGGCCGTCAACATGGTGCCCTTTCCCCGCCTACATTTCTTCATGCCTGGCTTTGCACCACTAACCGCCCGGGGAAGCCAGCAGTATCGCGTCCTGACAGTGCCCGAACTCACCCAGCAAATGTTTGACGCCCGCAACATGATGGCGGCGTGCGACCCGCGCCATGGCCGCTACCTCACCGTGGCCACTGTTTTCCGAGGGCCCATGTCCATGAAGGAGGTGGACGAGCAGATGCTGGCCATCCAGAACAAGAACAGCAGCTACTTCGTGGAGTGGATCCCCAACAACGTCAAGGTGGCCGTATGTGACATTGCGCCCCGCGGCCTTAAGATGGCCTCCACATTCATCGGCAACAGCACGGCCATCCAGGAGCTGTTCAAGCGCTTCTCGGAGCAGTTCTCGGCCATGTTCCGCCGCAAGGCCTTCTTGCACTGGTTCACCGGCGAGGGCATGGACGAGATGGAGTTCACAGAGGCCGAGAGCAACATGAACGACCTGGTGTCTGAGTACCAGCAGTACCAGGAGGCCACGGCTAATGACGGGGAAGAGACATTTGACGACGAGGAAGAAGAACTCAATGA GGAATGGAACCTTGAAGCCCAATAG